In a single window of the Luteolibacter flavescens genome:
- a CDS encoding PA0069 family radical SAM protein, producing the protein MDPHRGRGAQENPANRFEALSFETDDDAWIDDDPRPLRTTFLRDDSQSILNRNTADDLSFDFSVNPYRGCEHGCSYCYARTYHEYLGFSAGLEFESKIVVKADAPALLERELARRKTSPGKIAMSGVTDCYQPVERKLQITRRCLEVLARFRQPVALITKNALVARDIDHLAELARHRAVCVYLSITTLDPALARILEPRASTPRARLAAMRALADAGIPVGPSAAPMIPGLNDHELPAILAAAKDAGATFAAYSMVRLPGAVAGIFESWLARHFPDRKEKILNRIRAAQGGGLNSTVPGTRMRGSGQAAGQLRALHHATCRRLGLATRPPDLSDQSFRKVLPGQGELF; encoded by the coding sequence ATGGACCCGCACCGCGGCCGGGGAGCGCAGGAAAATCCCGCCAATCGCTTCGAGGCACTCTCCTTCGAGACCGATGACGACGCGTGGATCGATGACGACCCGCGCCCGCTCCGCACCACCTTCCTCCGCGATGACTCCCAGAGCATCCTGAACCGGAATACCGCCGACGACCTCTCCTTCGACTTCAGCGTGAATCCGTATCGCGGCTGCGAGCACGGCTGCTCCTACTGCTACGCCCGCACCTACCACGAGTACCTCGGCTTCTCCGCCGGGCTGGAATTCGAGTCGAAGATCGTCGTGAAAGCCGACGCCCCCGCCCTGCTCGAGCGCGAACTCGCCCGCCGCAAAACCTCCCCCGGGAAGATCGCCATGAGCGGCGTCACCGACTGCTACCAGCCCGTCGAGCGGAAGCTCCAGATCACCCGACGCTGCCTCGAGGTCCTCGCCCGCTTTCGCCAGCCCGTCGCCCTCATCACGAAGAACGCGCTCGTCGCCCGCGACATCGACCACCTCGCCGAGCTCGCCCGCCACCGCGCCGTCTGCGTTTACCTCTCCATCACCACGCTCGATCCCGCGCTCGCCCGCATCCTCGAGCCCCGCGCCTCCACCCCCCGCGCCCGGCTCGCCGCCATGCGCGCCCTCGCCGACGCAGGCATCCCCGTCGGCCCCAGCGCCGCCCCCATGATCCCCGGACTGAATGACCACGAGCTGCCCGCCATCCTCGCCGCCGCAAAGGACGCCGGAGCCACCTTCGCCGCCTACTCCATGGTCCGCCTCCCCGGTGCCGTCGCCGGCATCTTCGAGAGCTGGCTCGCGCGGCACTTCCCCGACAGGAAGGAAAAGATCCTCAACCGCATCCGTGCCGCCCAGGGCGGCGGGCTAAATAGCACCGTCCCCGGCACCCGCATGCGCGGCAGCGGCCAGGCCGCCGGCCAGCTCCGCGCCCTCCACCACGCCACCTGCCGCCGCCTCGGCCTCGCCACCCGCCCCCCCGACCTCAGCGACCAGTCCTTCCGCAAGGTCCTCCCCGGCCAAGGCGAACTCTTCTAA